TAGATTTAAGTGTACAATGTCGCATCCAGTAATTAAACTTACCTGCTCCGTTATTGATGGGCGTCATCTTCACCACTCGGTAAGCAGAATACCTGGTTTTGTTCGCATTCCGCAGGTGACTGCAACTTCTCCGGCTTGGACCTCGACGCGATGGTGAATGACATCATTGGCAGGGTGCCTAAGGAATACTCGATCAAGAGCCCCAATTCAGGCGACGTTGTCCCAGGGCTCTCCTTGGGCGCCGTTGTCTTCAAGGGCATGGACATGCTGCGACCGTACGGTGCCGCTTTGGGCTACTGCCGCAACGGTACCAGACTGGTACAGGTGGACCTCGCAAACACAGACGGAGTGCTCGAAGCCACTGTTCCATGGAAGACATGCGGAGGACAGAAGGGAACCATCGAGACGTACAGCGGAGCCAGAGTTACCGTGATCTTCGAGGTAATTACAACGTGTGAGCCTGCGGTACGTGAGTGCGGTGTGATCATTTCGAGCGTAAAGGCATTAGGTACAAATATCATCATAATcgtaatcatcgtcatcatcatcatcatcagcagcagcagcagcctggttacgtccactgcagggcaaaggcctctcccatgcttctccaactaccccgttcatgtgctaattgtggccatgttgtccctgcaaacttattaatctgatccgcccacctaacttactgccgcctcCTGTtaggcttcccttctcttggaatccagtccgtaacccctaatgaccatatgttattaagggttacggactggttacggactggatataGGATCGGCTAAGTTCCAAATTGTCATCTTTAGCAGCACCATAAAGGCATAGAAAATTGGCGTTTATGAGCCAGTgtattttttgtgcgtgtgtagTCCGACATATTAAGATGGAAGCTTCCTGAATACATAATTTGAATGTGAGAAGTGCAGTACTCGCGTAATGTAACGCGGCAGGCAAGGATGATATCACGCCCCTACGCATTTGATAGGTGAAGGTGGCACAAACTCTAATCGAAGCATAAGAGCGAAACGCCGTTGTAACGAATTGGAAACGGTGGAAATGAACGCACAGGAGTTCGTGAGGCCTAAATCCACGCGGTTCACTCCCTGGGTACTTAAGAGCAAGTTTTAGCTtagggtgctcctatctaaatacatgtaaaaggagaattcgtttttctcggcaatacGCGCAAAATTTGGCGAGGTTgggtgcatttaaaagaaaaagttaaaatctagtgaatgttggtttcgaattttcaatTTAGGTCGTGAATCTGTgttaaaaagtggcaaaaatcgaaaacttGCTGAAAATGaacaatcaagtttacaactctgtaactcagaaagaaagaaagcatatcACAATTCTTTGACTTGCATATGatagtacatctgaagcggagaaaattgatatgtaacacatgaatctaaaaaaaattcagcaatatggaaatacagattttgAAGAACCCTTGCAAACAACgcaacgaattcacgtaagatataagttgacatatcgaatttgtccgctttgaaatATCTATTgaacgccgtttacagaaccgcgatatctgttcttattCCAGAGCTATTAAGTTGTAAAATtggtgcttctatctttttcaaactttcgaatgtTTCAAAATCTTTTTTAACGTAtacaggccctaaatcaaaaattccagttccaacagacactagaatttatctttctctctcaaaggcaagaagtttcattaaaatcggtccaagggttacCTCAGTAAAATGGCTTTTTTTTTGGCGTTTTACATATTGAACaggccgcgccggagttgggctctagctaaagcttcctcttaagaaatgAAGCGTGAAAAGGCGTGAATTATATTTCTAGTACACATTATGCGTTGTTGAGCCGGCATTCCCAATTGCTTTACCTTAATCAATGTAAATTCTCCAAACCAGTTATTGTCGCGCCGCCGGGCCGATATATGCAAATTCCTTAAGCCATATAGGCGAAATGTTTGACAAGGGGAGATCTCCCGAGAGCGAACTGGATGCCCGTTCTTTTAAAGGCTTCAAGTTCATTCGCCAAATTCACTGGACAATAGCGTGAATGTAAAGTGAATAAAGCCCATGATTTTTTACTTTGTGCTCCCTCAAGTAAATCTGCTGTTGTGCGCGAAAGCGAACAACCAAGCGATAACCAGCGCATTATTGACACACCCAGGCTGTCACCGCTTCATATATTATCACTTCACCCGAACGAAATCCTTTGCAGGACATAGACAATTGGTTTGTTCCTTTTCCTACCCTATCGCTTACTGATGACCGCATGCAATAAAAGGGATCGCGCTCTCCGAGTTCCTATTTGAAACTTCTTGAAACCGCACGaatcttttaaaatgtttttttttgtaagttaTGCCCAATCATTCTAGCTAGAGTGCTATGCTGAAGTTAAGCAGAATGCCGAAGGGGCAATGTACAAAATTTCGCGGCATGTATGTTGACGAAACCTTTGTGAAACAGTGACATAACGAGAGGAGGCTGCAGGTTTGCTAACACTAGTGAGCACCTTTTATCCGGCAATATGTCTTTTATTGAAAAGGCTACCTGACCCTGGCAGCAGTATATGCACAGGAGCACCTATGGAAGTTTGAAGTTTTTGACGGGTGAATGGGCAGTCACATCAAATTCGAATTGTTATCGAAATTGCAGGTCACATGGTTAAACATAGTAGTGTGAACAACCAGGGCGTATAACGAGTTAAAATTGCGAAAGAAGCCCGAAGGCATGTAGTCATATTTAGAATACACAACTTTCCCACTCGGACATTCCAGGTGAGGCATGATCATTTTGCAAACAGAGCACTGCGGCGCATAATCGAAGGGAAGCAAAACTATGCATATGCTGAAATGCATATGCATAGATAACGTATTGGGGCCCACTAATCACATGGAGAGATTATAATCATTACAAAACAAAACCTGATCACGCATTTTGTTCAAGTATATATCCAAAATTAAAAACTACTTTGACTTCGTATAATTAGAAGGAAGCCTCAAGGCTTGCCGAATAACATTATTTCCTAAGACACATCCGAATCCTACTCTCACACTACAGGAATAATAAAGCAAGCAGCCTGCACTCACCTACTTTGATTTTAGTTCATTCACTTTGCATTTCTGGAGTGGGATAAGTTGCCCAGATCAGCAGCTGACGTAGTAAATGAAGATTAACTGTCATAGGCACGGAACCAAATTCTTTGGCGGATCAAGACACCGCTAAGACAAACGCAAACATTTTCGTGATTGTTTTCAACTCAGTAAATTGGCATGTAATGTACAACCAACATTATGTAGCTCTGTGCTTCTTCTCTTGTTATCTTTAAGCAATGGTTTTACACGTCTGTATTTGCTTTTTCTTCCTCTAGGGCATTTTTAAATGCGAACGTTTTCTTGTAAATTTCTTGCTCTGTAAGTAAGGACGTGAGCCTGTGCTGCATGCAGGTGTTCTTATATGTGTCCTAGGAGTGTAGAGCAAAACTTTAGGCACCTATAAGCTTTTTTGCGTACTTTTTTTCGGTGTTCGTTGTACCGTAAAGACTCCCCCTCCCACCATATGCGATCCCGATGGGCCTTAGGGTAAATTGAAGAACCTACCCGAGCGCTGTCCATAATTGAGACAAAAATATGAATTCTTCGCAAGGACGCAAGTAATCGTTTGTTCTGGCTATTCAGTTGTTCACTCTTATTCTCCGTACTAAAACTAATTTCATGAAATTATACTAGCAAGTTTTTAGTAACAACAAAATTTCTAAGACTATTTCATTAGGCATGGGCGGTAGCCTACTGAGGCAAAGTTAATGACACTGACATTATTGTTTTATACTCGGCGTGAACATGAGACTTTCGCTGCGCGGTCGCAATGATGTAACTTGAGCAAGTAGTTAACCTGCATGTAGGTTCCAGCCTACGTCGCCCGTGGGCAACTATAGTTAGGTTGACCTGTATTCACGTGTAATGCGGCTGACATGAGTTCTGAACACAAAAGTACGAAGTTCTAAAATATATTGAAGAAGCCATTTTATTTGTGTACATTAAAACACTGTCAACTGCGAAGTACAGCGCTTGCAGTGTTTTTGCCACTTAGCGAATATTTCCTGGAAGGCTTTTTCTGTGTGAGGCGACCTATTTATGGGATGAGTGCTTGCTTTTTGAACAATTGTTTCAAAACAGCGTCCTTTGAGCAGAGTCTCCAATTTTGAGAAAAGAATGATGTCAGTGGGAGACAAATCCGCGCAGGTTGAGGCGTGCGCAAGAGAGACCACGTCGTTTGCTGAGAGAAAATCGCTTGCGTTGAAAGCTCTGTGACGAGGTGAATTGTCGTTGTGCACCGTCAAGATTATCCTGCGCCATATATTGTGTTGTTCTGGCGCTGAGCGACCTCCATCAGACACGTCAAAACGTGGTTGTAACACTCGCACTTGAAGGTCTGTCTCTCCAAGACAAATTTCCTATGCGCAAAGCTTCGGGTGTCGAAAAAAAAGGACTAATGAGCTTGACACTTGTCTTAACTGCAGACTTGCCAAGCATTTATTCGGTCGTAGAGGTGTGGGGTTTTTTCACTGTTGAGATTGTTGCTTCATCTTAAAGCCACGCCCGCACGCCCACACGCCCACGTTCCATCCCCCGTAATGTTCATCGACGTGAAAGACGGCTTATTCGCTAGATTTGGCACCCACTGATTCTGCTGCCAGCAGAATATTGCGAACATAGCTCATAGGTCGCCGTTCTTGCACGATTCTTTAAATCAAGTGGCAATCGCAGAAAGCTATCGACTTTTACATAAAAACACGACTTCGATTACAATATTAGCAAACTGGCAAAAAAGAGTGAAAGTGTTTTGTTGCTGATAATGCGGACTATCTGCAGTGACATTGAACATAAACATCTTGCATTTCTGAAAGCGGAAGTAGGCTGGAAAGTTTTTGATACCACCTCGTAATTGAAGCCATGGTGTATTCCGACCTATACATAGACTCATTCTGACCACACGCGTGCTGCGATTCCCTCAGACTGGCTCGGACTCAGACACACACCCGCTAACGCTCGGACTCACTCACGCATTCACTCCCGTTGAGACTTGCATAGGCCGATTTAAAATCCCGGCTTGTACTAGTTTGCATGAGTTTGTGTAACTCGACTCGTAGTTGGTTGACCAATCTACTCAACGCCCTCGTCCGTAAACATGAAACATTTTTATGTGATCCATCGCAGGCTACTGTCCCGTTTTCCTATCAAAATTTTAAAATAATGGCTGTGGTACGCTGGGCTTCTTTCCACTATTCCAGGCGTTCAACTTGTCGCCGAGTCTGAACGCGTTGACGCAACACTCAAAG
The sequence above is a segment of the Dermacentor variabilis isolate Ectoservices chromosome 7, ASM5094787v1, whole genome shotgun sequence genome. Coding sequences within it:
- the LOC142589051 gene encoding uncharacterized protein LOC142589051 isoform X3; its protein translation is MRTPFITALMLVSVGMARAVPSPYLQTGDCNFSGLDLDAMVNDIIGRVPKEYSIKSPNSGDVVPGLSLGAVVFKGMDMLRPYGAALGYCRNGTRLVQVDLANTDGVLEATVPWKTCGGQKGTIETYSGARVTVIFEVITTCEPAVVDPHGEEAKSNGGAARLAHHSGPIPVHLDDAFVSLNGAGEFLGIAVAVLTKLFPQLPKEFWNDTVSYTLRDILKEASNRA